The following proteins come from a genomic window of Flavobacterium crocinum:
- a CDS encoding lantibiotic dehydratase family protein → MKTEFKISSFPQFVLRTPILSISFYLNLSKKYDKEKVIGIYNKSLIKEALNLASPEFVQELDKWAGNYDGLQDQNRTTAEFALLRYIARMSSRCTPFGLFAGCSVGKIDTETNIILDFPEKHKRFTQFDMQFWVALLLNIAKRETAIPYLKYYPNSSIYEFGDFYRYIEYKYRKTKREHSITSLRKSEALKEIILKAKSGLTLNEMISILVNDDSEKEEACEFIMHLITFQFLVSEIEATVTSNNELERVLSILKNIPDLKKEYQFLKNINKQILDLDTSLIPSESQYKKIKENILKEEFEYDEKYLFQTDLTTATLSNSLNANITKKVTKGLCFLNGIQPKNDSSNLKAFIKVFSKRYESQEMPLMTILDTESGLGYPIKHDMNDSHEILEAFSFKQKKDKNENQVWTSYDFILEKKLQECLSKNQIKIELSESDFPNFDANFDYSPVTFSTLIEIYNNEKLAIESSGNISAAKFLGRFCNGNSEIHKLTQEIIEKEQNYHHDKILAEIVHIPQSRTGNILRRPVLRNYEIAYLANSGVEKKNTIDLNDLFVSIRNDKIILRSKKHDKEVIPCLSNAHNFYNNSLPVYHFLCDLQAQNTKPIFSFNWGILESHYNYFPRVEYREIILSKAKWIITKEEVNSFLKLNGKDLSEAFLNWRISKDIPHLVNWVNSDNTLLLDFQTETGIQLFLKSVRNRDKIVLEEFLFTEESIVKNISGEGFSNQFIVSFFKHQS, encoded by the coding sequence ATGAAAACAGAGTTTAAAATTTCATCTTTCCCACAATTTGTATTAAGAACCCCTATACTGTCAATATCTTTCTATCTTAATCTTTCTAAAAAATATGATAAGGAAAAGGTAATTGGTATATACAATAAGTCACTAATTAAAGAGGCTCTTAACCTGGCCTCGCCAGAGTTTGTTCAGGAGCTTGATAAATGGGCTGGCAATTATGATGGTTTACAGGATCAAAATAGAACAACAGCAGAATTTGCTTTACTCAGATACATTGCGAGAATGTCTTCAAGATGCACGCCTTTTGGGCTGTTTGCCGGATGTTCTGTTGGGAAAATTGATACTGAAACCAATATAATATTAGATTTTCCCGAAAAACACAAACGGTTTACTCAGTTTGATATGCAATTCTGGGTAGCATTATTGTTAAATATTGCTAAACGAGAAACAGCAATTCCTTACTTAAAATATTACCCTAATTCTTCTATTTATGAATTTGGTGATTTTTACAGATACATTGAATACAAATACAGAAAAACTAAACGTGAACATAGTATTACATCTTTACGAAAATCTGAAGCATTGAAAGAAATAATATTAAAAGCGAAATCAGGCTTAACTTTAAATGAAATGATTTCTATTTTAGTAAACGATGATTCTGAAAAAGAAGAAGCCTGTGAGTTTATAATGCACCTTATAACCTTCCAGTTTTTAGTAAGCGAAATAGAAGCCACTGTAACAAGTAATAATGAACTAGAAAGAGTTTTATCTATTTTAAAAAACATTCCAGATTTAAAAAAAGAGTATCAATTTTTAAAAAACATAAATAAACAAATTTTAGATCTGGACACTTCTTTAATTCCATCTGAAAGCCAATACAAAAAAATCAAAGAAAATATCCTGAAAGAAGAATTTGAATATGATGAAAAATATCTTTTTCAAACCGATTTAACTACAGCCACCCTATCAAATAGTTTAAATGCAAATATTACAAAAAAAGTAACTAAAGGGCTTTGTTTTTTAAATGGCATACAGCCTAAAAACGATTCCAGTAATCTTAAGGCATTTATTAAAGTATTCTCTAAAAGATATGAATCTCAAGAAATGCCGCTAATGACAATTTTAGATACAGAATCTGGATTGGGTTATCCGATAAAACATGACATGAATGATTCGCACGAAATACTGGAGGCTTTCTCTTTTAAACAAAAAAAAGATAAAAACGAAAATCAAGTGTGGACTTCCTATGATTTTATTTTAGAGAAAAAACTTCAGGAATGTCTTTCGAAAAATCAAATAAAAATAGAATTATCAGAAAGCGATTTTCCTAATTTCGATGCTAATTTTGATTATTCTCCCGTCACATTTTCAACACTAATTGAAATTTACAATAACGAAAAATTAGCCATTGAATCTTCAGGAAATATCAGCGCCGCAAAATTTTTGGGGCGATTTTGCAATGGGAATTCTGAGATTCATAAGCTAACCCAAGAGATTATTGAAAAAGAACAAAACTATCACCATGATAAAATTTTAGCTGAAATTGTTCATATTCCACAATCCAGAACGGGGAATATTTTACGAAGACCTGTTTTAAGAAATTATGAAATTGCCTATTTGGCAAATTCAGGTGTTGAAAAGAAAAACACTATAGATTTAAATGATTTATTCGTGTCCATTAGAAATGATAAAATTATACTACGTTCTAAAAAACATGATAAAGAAGTTATTCCTTGCCTTTCAAACGCTCATAATTTTTATAATAATTCTTTACCAGTATATCATTTTTTATGCGATTTACAGGCACAGAACACAAAGCCAATATTTAGTTTTAATTGGGGAATTTTAGAATCTCATTATAATTACTTCCCGAGGGTTGAATACCGCGAAATTATACTTTCAAAAGCGAAATGGATTATTACTAAAGAAGAAGTTAACTCCTTTTTAAAATTAAACGGCAAAGATTTGTCTGAAGCATTCTTAAATTGGAGAATCAGCAAAGACATTCCGCACCTTGTTAATTGGGTTAATTCTGACAATACCTTGTTATTAGATTTTCAAACAGAAACTGGAATTCAATTGTTTTTAAAGTCAGTTAGAAATAGAGACAAAATTGTTTTGGAAGAATTTCTATTTACGGAAGAATCTATTGTAAAAAACATTTCTGGAGAAGGCTTTAGCAATCAATTTATAGTATCATTTTTTAAACATCAATCATAA
- a CDS encoding thiopeptide-type bacteriocin biosynthesis protein, with the protein MQRFFCLGSEWLYYKIYTGVQTTDLVLLEKLYPVILQLKKKKIIQKWFFIRYQDTDTHFRIRFLVENRKDLAKVIQMLYRPINDLIQENLAWKIQTDTYKRELERYGETTIEDSEFLFWKDSELVIQYLSLKKTFTKKEMELLFSFCSIDSFLNSFSLSILDKYNLMDSLQQSFKEEFGADKILKKELDKKYRELKDELGCFLRGETKKDFPDFFEIIEEKQNQIAEKILETKNAIQISIYDFLASHIHMMINRQYTSKQRMYELIIYDHLYRYYKTLKYEKKNSLKLTL; encoded by the coding sequence ATGCAGAGATTTTTTTGCTTGGGAAGTGAATGGCTGTATTATAAAATTTATACAGGAGTTCAAACAACTGATTTGGTTTTGCTTGAAAAACTATATCCTGTTATTTTACAATTAAAAAAGAAAAAAATCATCCAAAAATGGTTCTTCATTCGATATCAGGATACTGACACGCATTTTAGGATTCGATTTCTAGTCGAAAACAGAAAGGATTTAGCAAAAGTAATTCAAATGCTTTATCGTCCTATAAATGATTTAATCCAAGAGAATTTGGCGTGGAAAATTCAAACTGATACTTATAAAAGGGAATTGGAAAGATACGGTGAAACCACCATTGAAGATTCTGAATTTTTGTTTTGGAAGGATAGCGAGTTGGTGATTCAATATCTTTCGCTAAAAAAAACATTTACAAAAAAAGAAATGGAACTGTTGTTCAGTTTCTGTTCTATTGATTCTTTTTTAAACTCCTTTTCGTTATCGATTTTAGATAAGTACAATTTAATGGATAGTTTGCAGCAATCTTTTAAAGAAGAATTTGGGGCAGATAAAATATTAAAAAAAGAACTTGATAAAAAATACAGAGAACTAAAGGACGAACTTGGATGCTTTTTAAGAGGAGAAACCAAAAAAGATTTTCCTGATTTTTTTGAAATCATTGAAGAAAAACAAAATCAAATCGCAGAAAAAATATTAGAAACAAAAAACGCAATTCAAATCTCTATTTACGATTTTTTAGCAAGTCATATTCACATGATGATTAACAGACAATATACTTCTAAACAAAGAATGTATGAGCTTATTATCTATGATCATCTATACAGATATTATAAAACTTTAAAGTATGAAAAAAAGAATTCTCTTAAGTTAACACTGTAG